The sequence ACTATGCTATACTTAATTTTAAAGCTATTGCCCTTAAAGGATAGAGCAAACTTAAAAGTAAATGAGTGAATTAACTATAGACCTCAGTGGCGTTGCCGACCTCTCCAACTTCTCCGGTTTAGTACCTCTTTTTCCCCTGGCCACCGTTGTTTTCTTCCCAAACACACTCCTCCCCCTTCACGTATTCGAGCCCCGGTACAAACAGATGATAAACGACGTGATTAATGACGAGCGCATAATAGGGATGGTGCTTCTGAAACCTCAATGGGAGAAGAACTATTACGGTAATCCCGAAATATACGACGTTGCCTGCATGGGAAGGATAGTAAGCTCCGAGCCGGTTGAAGATGGAAAATTTAATATTGTCCTTTACGGTCTAAAAAGGATAAGAATTGTTGAAATCGTGAAAAACCATCCTTACCGGGTCGCCCGTGTCAAAATCCTGGAAGATATACACGAAGCGAACGAAGAGTTTTGCCGGGAAAGTATAACCAAACTCATAACCGCCTGGAACGGAATGCTCGGAAAGGAGCAGGAATCCCACAAGATCAAAATCGACCTACAACTGCCCCTTGAATGCCTGACTGATGCTCTCGCTTCTCTGATCGTGTCCAACATCTTCGACCGACAGGAACTTTTAGCAGAGCCTAATGTTAAAAGAAGAGCTGAGAAGATAATTAGCTATCTAGAAACGAGATTACAGGTCGTCTCCATAACCTCGAAGAAAAGGAACGAAATTTTAGAGAAGCGAAACCTTAATTGAAGCCCAAACCATGATGCACGATACAGGATTAAGGATCATTAAGATAACGTTCATGCCTTATTTATCATATATCTTGAATCATAGAAGCTTCGAGCAAAAAGTCCAATACCAATCTGTCAACTTCTTCTTGCCTCTCTCTCCAGAATCCATGCCCGACCCCTTCAAATATTTTCACTCTGGCGTTCGGTATCAGTTCGGCTAGCTCACCAGAGCGCTTTGGTGAGGTAATCAGGTCCCGTTCACCGAGCATAACCAGAGTCGGCGCTTTTATTCTCCTTACCAGGTCTCTGGCGTCGTGTTCCTGGCAGGCCAGGCTTTGTCTAATATAGCCGGTAAGTGCTTCCGGATTCTCTGGTATAGCCGCTAAAGCTTCCTTTATAGAGCCGATGTTGTCCTCTAGGTAATCTCTAGTGTAACCAAGGAAGAGCGCAGTAAGCCATACCGCCCTCATCCCCACTTTAGTTGCTATTTCCCTACCCATCCTGAGAATCTCGTTCCCCACCTGGTCGCGGGATGCAGACGTACATCCAAGGACGAGCTTTTTCACTTTCTCCGGATACTTTATAGCAAGCCATTGTCCTATCATTCCCCCCATAGATTTCCCGACGACATGCGCGGAATCTATGCCCAGTGCATCAAGAAGCCCGGCGGTGTCATCCGCCATAAGCTCAATCGAGTAGGGAACATCGGGTTTGTCGGATCTTCCCGCACCGCGGTTGTCGAAAACTATCACTCGAAAGTGTTTTGAATAAAGGGGAATCTGGGTGGCCCAGCTTTGCAACTGGCTTCCCAGACCTCCGATGAGGACTACCGGAGTCCCGTCACCGTATGTTTCGTAGTATATTTTGATACCATTTGCTCCAGCGTAAGGCATGTTAATTTTTTGCCACAGAGACACTAAGTCACGAAGTAAGAATTTAGAAGCCAGTAGTCAGAATTCAGACGTCTTCTCCTGTATTCCGGCTTCTGACTCCTGACCTCTCGCTTCTCTTGCTCTCCAAGTATTCCTCGAGTATAAAAACAGCGGCCATTTTATCAATTACCTTTTTTCTCTTCTTCCTGCTGAGGTCCGCTTCCAATAATACCTCCTCCGCACTAACGGTAGAGTAACTCTCATCCCAGAATTCAACCGGTATCGAAAACGCCTTCTTTAGCTCCTCGGCGAACTTCAATATTTCCCCACCCCTTTTCCCTACCGTTCCATCAGAACTGTAGGGAACCCCGACCAGCATCTCACAAGGTTTGTATTCGTCAATTAATTTACGGAGGGCTTCAAGGTCACGCTTCAATTCCTTCCTTTTTATGGTAGTGACCCCATGAGCGGCTATACCAAGCTCGTCGCTCACTGCAACCCCTATTGTTTTTGTGCCTACGTCTAGTGCCAGAATGCGCATTTGAGATATTATCAAGCCTTTCCCTATTGTTATGGAATTATGCAATTACTTGAAATAAAATACCAGCGTCTCACTTGAATTGTAAAAAGCTAACCCTACAAAAGAAGGTGGATTATGAAAATTCTATGGCAAATTGAGGAGAATGACATTCAAAAAGTTAAGGAATTTTACAAAAAACATAAGAAGAATGTTTTTGCTTTGGATTTCCAATAAAACTATCTGCAGAAGCATTAGGGGATAAAAACTACTATAATTTTGTCTTAGATGGTTTTCAGAAAGTTTGCACGGCATGTAAAATTTATCCTTGTGTCATGGCTGCAGCTATCTTTGCAAGTTTTGACCTGGAGTGGCCAGAAAACAGGCTGATATGGTGAAGATGTGAGCTATAACCAGTTTATAAGATTAAGATCCAGGGATATTTAGTATCTTTTTCTCTCACTACCGCGTCTCTTCGCTCGATTCAAAAAGGCTATAGCAATATTTCTAAACAGAAGTTTTTCCGAAATTTGTATAATTTCGGACAGATATGATAAGCTTCATTGAAGAGTATTGAGATATGAACCCGTTTTATTAAACGCGAATCAGGTGCAAGAAATTTTAAGAGGTTAGGGAGTAAAGTAAAATGAGGAAAAAGAAGCAACTTAGGTTAACAGTTCTAATTGAGCAGGATGAAGATGGATACTTCGTAGCTACAGTTCCCTCATTGAAGAGCTGCTACACTCAAGCCAAAACCCTTGAAGAACTTTATCCACGAATTGAAGAAGTCGTCGAACTTTGCCTTGAAGAAAATAGCAGGTTTCCTTGAAATTCCATTTTTAAATAATTAAAAATTTATCGACCGCTTGTAGCCGCATACAGGAGAGGATTAGAACATGACTGCAGAGAAACAAGAAACGGTGGTCTGTCAGATCTGTAAGGAACAAAAAAAGATAAGCGAGGTTTTGCCGGCGGAGCTGGTGCGCTCGCACATCGTCGAGCTCATTCGGAAAAAATACCCAGAATGGTCTTCTGACGGGTTTATATGTCTTCCCGACCTCAATCACTTCAGGACCGAATACGTCGAAGACGTCCTCGAAGAGGAAAAGGGGGAGTTATCCGCCCTGGAAGAAGGGGTAGTAACCAGCTTAAAAGAGCACGAATTGCTGTCCAAAAATATTAATATTGTATTCGACCGTGAGCTGACCTTCGGGGAAAAGGTAGCAGATAAAGTTGCCGAATTCGGGGGAAGCTGGCGCTTCATAATTATCTTTGCCATTATTCTGGCAATATGGGTGGCAATCAACTCTGCCGCGCTTATTGGAAATGCCTTCGACCCCTACCCTTTTATACTGCTTAACCTTGTCCTCTCCTGCCTTGCCGCTATCCAGGCCCCGATAATCATGATGAGCCAGAACAGGCAGGAGGCAAGGGACCGTTTGCGTGCTGAGCACGATTACCAAGTCAACCTGAAAGCGGAACTGGAAATTCGCCATTTAAACGCCAAACTCGATTTGTTGCTCACACACCAATGGCACCGGTTACTGGAGATTCAGCAAATTCAGATGGAGCTGATCGAAGAGCTTGTCAGCAAATCCTCACCGAGACAGGGAAGGTAGAGACGCAAAATTTTGCGTCTCTACAAAGCCTGATATCTCGAGGGAGAAAAGAATTTATCAAGTATAGCAATAATAATTAACCAGAGTTCGGTATAATTTCTTAAAAGTAAGAGGCATGGAACCTGAAGGTTTCCGCAACACTTGCTATTTAGTAAAACTTCTTTTTATCATAGATCTTCCCTCCCTTGACGGGAGGGTATTCAGCCCATGAGATATGAAACACATGAGATAGTGAAACTTATCTCACGTGTTGAAGTTAGCTCACGGGCTAAAGTGGAGGGTGAAAACCTCTTCAATCACCCCCATCCCGACCCCGTCAAGGGGGAAGGGACGATAATTATCAAGTTAAGATAGAGGTCATGTCCATTTTTGACTGAAATAATCAAGGAAGATACACCGGAAAAGGCAGCATCGGTGCTCAAAAGGGGCGGGGTCATCATATATCCCACCGAAACGCTATATGGTATGGGTGCGCTCGCTCAAAATGAAAAGGCGGTGGAAAGGATATTCGACATAAAGGGAAGGCCGGAGGGCAAACCGATCCCGATTTTGGTGAAGGATAAGACAATGCTTGACGAATTCGCCGAGGTCAGCGATGAGGGATCGATACTAATCGATAAATTTCTGCCCGGCCCGCTAACCCTGGTGTTTAAGGAGAAGAGAAAGTTGCCGAACCTTATATCCGCCGGAACGGGGAAAATAGCGGTCAGGATATCCAGGCATCCATTTGTTAAAAATCTGTTCGAATTAATAGACCAGCCTATAACCTCAACCAGCGCAAACATAAGCGGGAATGAGAACCTCTTCGATTTCAGAGAAATCCATGAGACATTCAAAAGCAAGGTTGAACTTATAGTAGATTCAGGTACGCTTCCCCCGTCAAAGGGTTCGACAATAGTAGATTTAACTGCCAGCCCCCCACTCCTCATAAGAGGAGGGGATATAAGCAAAGAGGAATTGGGTAATTTTATCAAATGGTAATGGTAAACGCCTTTCGGGGGGTTCGTTATAACCCCGATAAAATAAACGACTTCGGCTCCGTGCTTGCCCCGCCTTACGATGTCATAAGTCCCGAGGAACAGAGCGAGCTTTATGAGAAGGACCCCTACAACGTCATCCGCCTAATACTCAGGAAGGGCGAAGATGACCGGAAGTATGCCGAAGCCAGCGAAACCTTCAGAAGATGGATAGAGGAAGAAGTACTTATACAGGATAGAGAACCTTGCATTTACCCCTATTATCAGGAATTCGAAGAGAACGGAAAAATGGTAACCAGGAAGGGCTTCATCGCCGCGGTCAGGCTCGAAGACTTTTCTTCTAAACGCATTCTCCCGCACGAACAAACCTTTCCCAAGCACAAGCAGGATAGGCTCAAGCTCACTATAGCTTGCAAGGCAAACCTGAGCCCGGTATTTTCCATATACTCCGACCCTGAAGGCACCGTCGAAAAATCCATCGAAGAAAATCTTTCCAAAAGGCCGATAATCGAGGCTGTCAACAAAGAGGGGGTGAAAAACCGGCTGTGGAGGGTTTTCGACCCCGATTTAATAGCCGAAATTAAGAACCAGATGTTAAATCGCAACCTACTCATAGCCGACGGACATCATCGCTACGAGACGGCACTAGAATATAGAAACATTCAGAGAAGAAAATACGGAAATTCTTCCGGTGATAAAGCCTATGATTTTGTGTTGATGTACCTATCCCGTGCGGAAGGAGAAGGCCTCATAATTAAGCCCACCCACAGGGTAGTAAAGAATCTCGGTTCTCTGGATGTGGAATCGCTTCTTAAAAAGTTAAATGAGCGGTTTAACCTGGAAAAGGTTTCATTTGCTGAAGGAATATCTGAGATAGGCCATCGGGCATTCGCGGTGGTTACAAAAGACCACGACCTTGTATTCCGTGTGTCTTCAAAGAGTTCTTTCTCCGTTTCGTACGATAACCTCGGGGTCATGCTTCTTCATAAACTGGTGTTCGGAGAGATTTTAAAAGAAGAGGAAGCTCAAATTCTATACACCAAATCGACGGAAGAGGTTGTCAGCCTTGTAAGGAGCGGTGAGTATAAACTCGGATTCATACTTCCCAATATTTCACCGCTGGACATATTCGATGTCTCGATGGCCGGGGAAAAAATGCCTCACAAGACTACCTATTTCCACCCAAAGTTACTTTCCGGCTTGGTTTTTCGTCTCTTGGATTGAGGTCAACAACTGCACAGTTTCCTTTCCCTAAGCGCCTCATAGCCTTCCCTTACCAGGTAAGCCACAATAACCAGCCCCACAACCGGGTCTGCCCACCAGAGGCCATATAGGTAATTAAGTCCGAGCCCTAAGAGGAGGGCGAATGATAAAAACACGCAGGCCAGGGTCTGCTTTGAATCCACGACCAGGCTCCTGCTGCCGATTGATTTGCCCGTTTTGTACTTGAGGTAAAACAAAATAGGCATAACTATTATCGACACAACGGCAATGATTATTCCTAACAAGCTGGGCTCCGGGGGTTCCTGGTAATAAAGCTTCTTTATAGATTCGTATAAGACATAAGCCCCAAAAATAAAGAATGTATATGCGACGAGCCCTATTGCTTTTTTCTCTATTCTCTCTTCTTCCTCGTCTGAAATATGTCCATGCTTACCGAAGCGCCATATCATAACCCCGCCGGAAAGTGACTCGATGAAGCTATCAAGCCCAAATCCGACAAGCGCAATACTCCCAGAGAGCACCCCGGCAAAAACCGACACTAGCCCCTCCAGAAAATTGTACCCAACGGTGAAATAAGAGAGAAAAAGCGCCCTTTTATGAAGCTTAGAATTGCCGGTGGTAAAATCTGCTGAAGTTTCTATGGTTCTGCCGCTACACTCTGGACACTGGTCACAATTACATGCGCAGATTAAAGCTATCGGTGATTTCATTGTTCTTTCTATTTCGCTAGTGAATCTTCCCTCCCTACTATATCCATTTTATCAAATACCTGCCTGAAAGAAAATATTTGCCTGTTTGAAAACCCGATCCGACAAGAAAGAGTATTATGCTATGTCTTTGTTGTGTGAATTATAGATTTTGTAGGGAACGCACGCCTGTCCTGAGCCTAGCCGAAGGATCTGCGTTCCAGGCGTTAACTGCTCTTTCTATCATGCTTAAAGGTGAGATAAACCACAAATCAAATAACAGGCGGAGAAAATATACATATGTGTACAATAAGGTATATACTATATTGCGGTTATATATTCTTTAGCCCGTCAAGAGCCGGTTTTCCAAAAAGCTAAAATAACCGTCTTTCCCCACGACAACATGGTCTAACACCCGGATGTCCAGGGTGCGCGCCGCCTCGATGATGTCCCGTGTAATTTTCTTGTCTTCCTCCGAGGGCTCCGGGTGGCCGCTGGGATGGTTATGAACCAGGATGAGCCCGGTGGCATGATTGGATAGGGCGGATTCTATTATTCTCCGCGGGTAGATAGCCACGCTGTCCACAGTCCCCTCATTTATGATTTCATGATCCAGAATCTCGTTTTTTACATTCAAATAAACCACCATGAAGGCCTCGTGGGGTAGGCCGGAAAGTTTCAATCTAGCAAAGTCTACTACCAGTTTGGGAGAAGAAAGGGCGTCCCTTTGCTTCATCCTTTCCGCCAGGTATGCAGTACATAGCTCTTTGACCAGCCTGATCAGGGTCGCCGATATCGAGCCTAATCCGAAAACCTGTTCCAGGTCCTTCTGGCTTGCATCCAAGACACCAGATACACCACCAAACCGTTCTACCAGCTTCTTGGCAACGGGTTTTACATCCCTTCTAGGCAGAGCGTAGGTTAAAAGAAGCTCGAGTAGCTCATAGTCATGCATTCCCTCGGACCCGGTTTTCTGAAACCGCTCCCTTAGCCGTTTTCTATGCTGTAGGTAATGTGGTTTTTCCGTCACCCGGGCAAACCCCTTATCTTTTATCTTTACGGTTTTCAAATTCTAACCCGGAAATAGTCCTTTTTTCAATTTCAGGTAGTTGAAAGTAAAACCCCGTTCAATAATAATTCCTTACCCGTTCCCTGACTGCTGATAGAGCCCTTTATCTCCAGGCTATACTAGTCAACACTGCGGTGTACTCCTTAATAGCACCCCCGGGGAGAATGTGTTAGATTATTGAAAATATGGTTCGGATTTCGCTTCCCCATCAGGATACAATAGCAGCGATAGCCACGCCGCCCGGGGAAGGTGGCATCGCCATTATCAGGATAAGCGGTCCTCGCACGCTAGAACTCCTGAATAAGATATTTAAGAGGGTAAACAATAAAAGTGTATTTGAAATGAGCTCTCACCGGCTATACCGAGGCCGGGTAATCGACCCGGCCTCGGAAAGGGTTTACGACAATGTCTTATCTGTCTTCATGAAGTCTCCCCGCTCCTATACCGGAGAGGATGTAGCGGAGATACATACCCACGGCGGCCACCTGGTCCCCAAAAAAGTATTGGAGCTTCTATTCAGATATGGAGCGAGGCCGGCTAGCCCCGGCGAATTCACCCTGAGAGCCTTCCTCAACGGAAGAATGGACTTGGCCCAAGCTGAGGCCGTTTCCGATGTAGTAAATGCGCAAACCGAAGAGAGTTTGAAGCAGGCGGAGTTGCAAATGGAGGGCGTTCTTTCGAGAAGGATCTGGGGGTTTAGAGACACCGTTCTGGACATACTGGCCGAAGTGGAGGCGCAGGTGGACTTCCCCGAGGAGGATATCGACCCTATCATCAAAACGACGATGATAGAGCGTACCACCGACCTTATAGCCCAAATGGATAATCTACTGGCTTCGTATGAAGAGGGAAGGATACTCAAATATGGGGTTTATACCGCCATCTTGGGAAAGCCAAATGTGGGAAAATCAAGCCTTTTAAACCGGCTACTGATGAAAGAGAGGGCGATTGTAAGCCCGCATCCCGGAACCACCAGAGACTTTATAGAGGAAACACTGGACGTGAGAGGAATTCCTCTCAGGCT comes from Thermodesulfobacteriota bacterium and encodes:
- a CDS encoding alpha/beta fold hydrolase, giving the protein MPYAGANGIKIYYETYGDGTPVVLIGGLGSQLQSWATQIPLYSKHFRVIVFDNRGAGRSDKPDVPYSIELMADDTAGLLDALGIDSAHVVGKSMGGMIGQWLAIKYPEKVKKLVLGCTSASRDQVGNEILRMGREIATKVGMRAVWLTALFLGYTRDYLEDNIGSIKEALAAIPENPEALTGYIRQSLACQEHDARDLVRRIKAPTLVMLGERDLITSPKRSGELAELIPNARVKIFEGVGHGFWRERQEEVDRLVLDFLLEASMIQDI
- a CDS encoding type II toxin-antitoxin system HicB family antitoxin, with amino-acid sequence MRKKKQLRLTVLIEQDEDGYFVATVPSLKSCYTQAKTLEELYPRIEEVVELCLEENSRFP
- a CDS encoding LON peptidase substrate-binding domain-containing protein; protein product: MSELTIDLSGVADLSNFSGLVPLFPLATVVFFPNTLLPLHVFEPRYKQMINDVINDERIIGMVLLKPQWEKNYYGNPEIYDVACMGRIVSSEPVEDGKFNIVLYGLKRIRIVEIVKNHPYRVARVKILEDIHEANEEFCRESITKLITAWNGMLGKEQESHKIKIDLQLPLECLTDALASLIVSNIFDRQELLAEPNVKRRAEKIISYLETRLQVVSITSKKRNEILEKRNLN
- a CDS encoding DUF1015 domain-containing protein; the protein is MVMVNAFRGVRYNPDKINDFGSVLAPPYDVISPEEQSELYEKDPYNVIRLILRKGEDDRKYAEASETFRRWIEEEVLIQDREPCIYPYYQEFEENGKMVTRKGFIAAVRLEDFSSKRILPHEQTFPKHKQDRLKLTIACKANLSPVFSIYSDPEGTVEKSIEENLSKRPIIEAVNKEGVKNRLWRVFDPDLIAEIKNQMLNRNLLIADGHHRYETALEYRNIQRRKYGNSSGDKAYDFVLMYLSRAEGEGLIIKPTHRVVKNLGSLDVESLLKKLNERFNLEKVSFAEGISEIGHRAFAVVTKDHDLVFRVSSKSSFSVSYDNLGVMLLHKLVFGEILKEEEAQILYTKSTEEVVSLVRSGEYKLGFILPNISPLDIFDVSMAGEKMPHKTTYFHPKLLSGLVFRLLD
- a CDS encoding cation transporter: MKSPIALICACNCDQCPECSGRTIETSADFTTGNSKLHKRALFLSYFTVGYNFLEGLVSVFAGVLSGSIALVGFGLDSFIESLSGGVMIWRFGKHGHISDEEEERIEKKAIGLVAYTFFIFGAYVLYESIKKLYYQEPPEPSLLGIIIAVVSIIVMPILFYLKYKTGKSIGSRSLVVDSKQTLACVFLSFALLLGLGLNYLYGLWWADPVVGLVIVAYLVREGYEALRERKLCSC
- a CDS encoding DUF1003 domain-containing protein; the protein is MTAEKQETVVCQICKEQKKISEVLPAELVRSHIVELIRKKYPEWSSDGFICLPDLNHFRTEYVEDVLEEEKGELSALEEGVVTSLKEHELLSKNINIVFDRELTFGEKVADKVAEFGGSWRFIIIFAIILAIWVAINSAALIGNAFDPYPFILLNLVLSCLAAIQAPIIMMSQNRQEARDRLRAEHDYQVNLKAELEIRHLNAKLDLLLTHQWHRLLEIQQIQMELIEELVSKSSPRQGR
- the ruvX gene encoding Holliday junction resolvase RuvX; amino-acid sequence: MRILALDVGTKTIGVAVSDELGIAAHGVTTIKRKELKRDLEALRKLIDEYKPCEMLVGVPYSSDGTVGKRGGEILKFAEELKKAFSIPVEFWDESYSTVSAEEVLLEADLSRKKRKKVIDKMAAVFILEEYLESKRSERSGVRSRNTGEDV
- the mnmE gene encoding tRNA uridine-5-carboxymethylaminomethyl(34) synthesis GTPase MnmE yields the protein MVRISLPHQDTIAAIATPPGEGGIAIIRISGPRTLELLNKIFKRVNNKSVFEMSSHRLYRGRVIDPASERVYDNVLSVFMKSPRSYTGEDVAEIHTHGGHLVPKKVLELLFRYGARPASPGEFTLRAFLNGRMDLAQAEAVSDVVNAQTEESLKQAELQMEGVLSRRIWGFRDTVLDILAEVEAQVDFPEEDIDPIIKTTMIERTTDLIAQMDNLLASYEEGRILKYGVYTAILGKPNVGKSSLLNRLLMKERAIVSPHPGTTRDFIEETLDVRGIPLRLVDTAGLRATADEVEKVGVELAKKKGSEAELVIAVVDGSLGLDGDDLEVIKCLDLKKSILIINKTDLPPQISEEDVSKFYPRELIVKTSAKSGLGIEELKTKIHEVILGKNNRSESAEIVLTEQRHKVAIQKARVSLLSFLKALDRSESPEFLAIDLRSALDSLGEITGETTTEDVLGRIFSKFCIGK
- the radC gene encoding DNA repair protein RadC, encoding MKTVKIKDKGFARVTEKPHYLQHRKRLRERFQKTGSEGMHDYELLELLLTYALPRRDVKPVAKKLVERFGGVSGVLDASQKDLEQVFGLGSISATLIRLVKELCTAYLAERMKQRDALSSPKLVVDFARLKLSGLPHEAFMVVYLNVKNEILDHEIINEGTVDSVAIYPRRIIESALSNHATGLILVHNHPSGHPEPSEEDKKITRDIIEAARTLDIRVLDHVVVGKDGYFSFLENRLLTG
- a CDS encoding L-threonylcarbamoyladenylate synthase, which produces MTEIIKEDTPEKAASVLKRGGVIIYPTETLYGMGALAQNEKAVERIFDIKGRPEGKPIPILVKDKTMLDEFAEVSDEGSILIDKFLPGPLTLVFKEKRKLPNLISAGTGKIAVRISRHPFVKNLFELIDQPITSTSANISGNENLFDFREIHETFKSKVELIVDSGTLPPSKGSTIVDLTASPPLLIRGGDISKEELGNFIKW